In Mus caroli chromosome 19, CAROLI_EIJ_v1.1, whole genome shotgun sequence, a genomic segment contains:
- the As3mt gene encoding arsenite methyltransferase, producing the protein MAASRHADEIHKAVQNYYGNVLKTSADLQTNACVTRAKPVPNYIRESLQNVHEDVSSRYYGCGLTVPERLENCRILDLGSGSGRDCYVLSQLVGEKGHVTGIDMTEVQVEVAKTYLGHHMEKFGFQAPNVTFLHGRIEKLAEAGIQSESYDIVISNCVINLVPDKQQVLQEVYRVLKHGGELYFSDVYASLEVPEDIKSHKVLWGECLGGALYWKDLAIIAQKIGFCPPRLVTADIVTVENKELERVLGDCRFVSATFRLFKLPKTEPAERCRVVYNGGIMGHEKELIFDANFTFKEGEAVAVDEETAAVLKNSRFAPDFLFTPVEASLPAPQGRSESQTKVLIRDPFKLAEDSDKMKPRHAREGAGGCCGKRKNC; encoded by the exons A TGGCTGCTTCCCGACACGCTGACGAGATCCACAAGGCCGTTCAG AACTATTATGGGAATGTACTGAAGACATCTGCAGACCTCCAGACTAATGCTTGTGTCACGCGAGCCAAGCCGGTCCCCAACTACATCCGGGAAAGTCTGCAGAATGTACATGAAGACGTTAGTTCGAG GTATTATGGCTGTGGTCTGACTGTTCCTGAGCGGCTGGAAAACTGCCGAATTTTGGATCTGGGTAGTGGGAGTGGCAGGGATTGCTATGTGCTTAGCCAGCTGGTTGGTGAGAAGGGACATGTCACCGGCATAGACATGACTGAGGTCCAG GTCGAAGTGGCTAAAACCTATCTTGGACACCACATGGAAAAATTCGGTTTCCAGGCACCCAATGTGACTTTTCTCCACGGCCGCATCGAGAAGTTGGCAGAGGCTGGGATCCAGAGTGAGAGCTATGATATTGTCAT atcCAACTGTGTTATCAACCTTGTTCCTGATAAACAACAAGTCCTCCAGGAGGTCTATCGAGTGCTGAAG CACGGCGGGGAGCTCTATTTCAGTGACGTCTATGCTAGCCTTGAAGTGCCAGAAGACATCAAGTCGCACAAAGTTTTATGGG GGGAATGCCTGGGAGGCGCTCTGTACTGGAAGGATCTTGCCATCATTGCCCAAAAGATTGGGTTCTGCCCTCCACGTTTGGTCACTGCCGATATCGTTACGGTTGAAAACAAGGAGCTCGAAAGGGTTCTTG GTGACTGTCGCTTTGTGTCTGCCACATTTCGTCTCTTCAAACTCCCTAAGACAGAGCCAGCCGAAAGATGCCGAGTTGTTTACAATGGAGGAATCATGGGACACGAAAAGGAACTAATCTTCGATGCAAATTTTACattcaag GAAGGTGAAGCTGTTGCAGTGGATGAGGAGACGGCAGCTGTCCTGAAGAACTCGCGCTTTGCTCCGGATTTTCTCTTCACACCTGTTGAAGCCTCGCTGCCAGCTCCCCAGGGCCGTTCTGAGTCCCAGACAAAG GTTCTAATCAGAGATCCATTCAAGCTTGCAGAGGACTCTGACAAGATGAAGCCCAGACATGCACGTGAAGGTGCGGGAGGCTGCTGTGGCAAGAGGAAAAACTGCTAG